A genome region from Chengkuizengella sp. SCS-71B includes the following:
- a CDS encoding DUF4184 family protein has product MPFTFSHPLYAIPLKWIQPKYFCVTGLVLGSMSPDFEYFIALEPYRTIGHSLTGLIVQAIPLSILFAFIFHKIIVKTLSLHLPSFYNLDMRSYQVFHSWQLNTFRKWLVFLTSVVIGFFSHIFIDAFTHTSGYFVLKFSFLSNIINEMSVYKLLQHTLSISGLVLLTLLCFQLLRKQNIVHRKRIISQNQKLKYWSIVLSIALIVTILKLVFTSSNNTIGILVVSPISGTLLGIFTASLFYKIKGEI; this is encoded by the coding sequence ATGCCATTCACTTTCTCACATCCACTATATGCCATTCCACTAAAATGGATTCAACCAAAGTATTTTTGTGTTACGGGTCTCGTCCTAGGAAGTATGTCCCCTGATTTTGAGTATTTCATAGCATTGGAACCCTATCGAACAATAGGTCACTCATTAACAGGATTGATTGTGCAGGCTATTCCTCTAAGTATTTTATTTGCTTTCATTTTTCATAAAATAATAGTTAAAACCCTATCATTACATTTACCCAGTTTCTATAACTTAGATATGAGGTCCTATCAAGTGTTCCATTCATGGCAGTTAAATACGTTTCGAAAATGGCTTGTTTTTTTAACCTCAGTAGTTATTGGCTTCTTTTCTCATATTTTTATAGATGCTTTTACACATACAAGTGGGTATTTTGTTTTAAAATTTTCTTTCTTATCAAATATAATAAATGAGATGTCTGTATATAAGTTACTACAGCACACATTATCTATATCGGGTCTTGTGTTGTTAACCCTCCTATGTTTCCAATTATTGCGTAAACAAAATATTGTACATAGAAAAAGAATCATTAGCCAAAATCAAAAACTAAAATACTGGAGTATAGTTCTATCCATTGCTTTGATAGTTACTATTTTAAAACTTGTATTCACATCAAGCAATAATACTATTGGAATCTTAGTTGTTTCACCCATTTCTGGAACGTTATTAGGCATATTTACAGCATCATTGTTTTATAAAATAAAAGGAGAAATATAA